In Pyrus communis chromosome 8, drPyrComm1.1, whole genome shotgun sequence, one genomic interval encodes:
- the LOC137743477 gene encoding rho GTPase-activating protein 2, with protein sequence MTGLVMLTRGGGCGGGGGGNGKGAKGANKSSEEEQNQISVAALLLAAVRKSMVACRVERGEEVISAVHNMEIGWPTNVQHVTHVTFDRFNGFLGLPVEFEVEVPGRVPSASASVFGVSAESMQLSFDSKGNSVPTILLLMQERLYSQEGLKAEGIFRINPENSHEELVRSQLNRGIVPDDIDVHCLAGLIKAWFRELPSGILDGLSPEEVLQCNTEEESVELVKQLKPTETALLNWAVNLMADVVEEEELNKMNARNIAMVFAPNMTQMSDPLTALMHAVQVMNLLKTLIMKTLREREENDETGGYSPMSSCSSDHQTDEDSDDSQQEMDIRSELEGPTSDYDENTHSIHSSEDEDEVRSVSEIEECLLRHLGENKTAGNSLVVADQPTGELCGEHLSPQSCMSFNMDSGTSFCDSKNGNSALSTTSDGEASSGKCMAAEETNVQMESPSSASSSNRNKIETVDR encoded by the exons atgaCAGGGCTTGTGATGCTGACGAGGGGCGGCGGCTGTGGAGGCGGAGGTGGCGGAAATGGGAAAGGAGCAAAAGGAGCTAACAAGAGCTCAGAAGAAGAGCAGAACCAGATCTCTGTGGCTGCTCTTCTGTTAGCTGCTGTGAGGAAATCCATGGTGGCCTGCCGTGTCGAAAGAGGCGAAGAAGTCATCTCCGCCGTCCACAACATGGAGATCGGGTGGCCCACGAACGTCCAGCACGTTACCCATGTCACATTCGATCGGTTCAATGGGTTTCTGGGCCTTCCGGTGGAGTTCGAGGTTGAGGTTCCAGGCAGAGTTCCCAGTGCTAG TGCAAGCGTGTTTGGGGTCTCGGCGGAGTCAATGCAGTTGTCTTTTGATTCAAAAGGGAATAGTGTCCCTACTATTCTCTTGCTGATGCAGGAGAGATTATACTCACAGGAAGGATTGAag GCAGAAGGAATATTTCGTATAAACCCCGAGAACAGCCACGAGGAGCTTGTGAGAAGCCAATTGAACAGGGGCATTGTGCCTGATGACATTGATGTCCATTGTTTGGCAGGCCTAATCAAAGCCTGGTTTCGAGAACTTCCTTCGGGAATACTGGATGGACTGTCTCCTGAAGAAGTTCTTCAATGCAACACGGAGGAGGAATCCGTTGAGCTTGTGAAGCAATTAAAGCCAACCGAGACCGCGTTGCTCAACTGGGCAGTCAATCTGATGGCTGATgttgttgaggaagaagaactCAACAAAATGAATGCGCGAAATATCGCTATGGTTTTCGCTCCAAACATGACTCAG ATGTCTGATCCTCTGACGGCTTTGATGCACGCTGTTCAAGTAATGAATTTGCTAAAGACACTGATTATGAAGACGCTAAGAGAGCGTGAAGAGAACGATGAAACTGGAGGATATTCACCAATGTCATCTTGTTCATCTGATCATCAAACCGATGAAGACTCTGATGATAGTCAGCAGGAAATGGATATTAGATCTGAATTAGAGGGACCAACATCAGACTATGATGAAAACACGCACTCCATCCACAGCagcgaagatgaagatgaagttcGATCAGTAAGTGAGATAGAAGAGTGTTTATTAAGGCACTTAGGGGAGAACAAAACTGCCGGAAACAGCTTGGTGGTGGCAGATCAACCAACAGGCGAGTTGTGCGGGGAACATCTGAGCCCTCAAAGTTGCATGAGCTTCAACATGGACTCTGGCACATCGTTTTGTGACAGCAAAAATGGGAACTCCGCCCTCAGTACTACGAGTGACGGGGAAGCCTCATCAGGGAAATGTATGGCAGCTGAGGAAACTAATGTTCAAATGGAGAGCCCTTCATCAGCATCGAGTTCAAACAGGAATAAAATAGAGACAGTGGACAGATAA
- the LOC137741805 gene encoding uncharacterized protein — MIHNSWFHVEAHVKDDIFDATRMQKKKKNVMDVSSFMLFEATGDSEADAVSSDDDHPMLSMADEDDAQSCSYDSFDQNPSADDVLNDLDDHGHDDDDRGNDEEEDEEEEEECSSVYDHHQRWRSGENVGMPLMGGQQLKSTVSVDSTKEFELLKEVEKSRLFWETCLAS; from the coding sequence ATGATCCATAATTCATGGTTTCATGTGGAGGCGCACGTGAAGGACGACATTTTCGACGCGACGAggatgcagaagaagaagaagaacgttATGGATGTGTCTTCTTTCATGTTGTTTGAAGCAACTGGTGATTCTGAGGCTGATGCAGTATCATCAGATGATGATCATCCCATGCTGTCTATGGCTGATGAGGATGATGCTCAATCGTGCAGTTACGATTCGTTTGATCAGAACCCTAGTGCTGATGATGTGCTCAATGATCTTGATGATCATGGTCACGATGACGATGATCGTGGCAAcgatgaggaggaggatgaagaagaagaagaagaatgttcATCAGTTTATGATCATCATCAAAGATGGAGGAGTGGGGAAAATGTTGGGATGCCATTGATGGGGGGACAGCAGCTGAAATCAACTGTGTCCGTTGATTCAACCAAAGAGTTTGAGCTGTTGAAAGAGGTGGAGAAGAGCAGGCTATTTTGGGAAACTTGCTTGGCCTCATGA